The genomic stretch catgttgttgttgttgtataatGCTTTGGCAATACTGTGTCTGAATATGGTCATGAcaatacagacacagagagagagagagagagagacagagagagggagagagagacagagagagagacagatagagagacagagagagacagagagagagagagagacagagagagagagagatgtttgtgtgaattacactcagcagcaggtagggggagctcaggaaacaaaaaaagccaattcttacattgtattcctttaaagcGACAGGAAAGGAGAGGCACAGACAAGATTTGAACACGATCTGATCCAACAGAGTCAAACTGAGCCAATAAAATCTaaacacagtgtttaatacaGACACTGTGCTGTGGTCGAAGTAACAAAGTATTTTgaagtgaaaagaaaaatgaaaaagtgaaaagaattatttaaaagagaaatgaacCTCCAACAAAGAAAGTACATTCATCTAAAGACTCTGAACAACAAAACGCTCTGCACCACTTTATACACTGTTTATGTCTACAGATAATATTAACTCTGATTATTATTAGATATTAGAAGATAATGTGCTCACCTGATGAATGTAGACAACTAGAGAATCAGATCAGAGACAAAATTAGAAGATTTAAATACAGAAAGTACATAATAACACAAACAGATTCACCTGTAAGTTCTGTATCACATGAAGACGTGTAGAAGCTCTAAGGAACTGTAACTGAACATCTGTTACTCTCttagtatttaaaataataataatactgctctgtttctgcagtgtttctaGTTTGAGAGATAAAAGTAAAGAGCACTAAAACCTCAGCTCCAGACTAAAGAGCTCAGAGTGTGAAATCTTGTGTGTAGTTTGAGACGTGCTGCTCTGGAGCTTTAGAGAACTTCTCCTGATGGGTTCCTCAGTAAGTCTGACTTTCTGATCGTCTGAATCCTGTCTGATTTCTTCACTTCACtctgtaataaacacattcCCTCCATGTTTCAGCCGATCAGTCGCTTCTATTTCATTAGTAAACAGTGTTTCCTTCATGGAACAGTATTAAATAGAAACACTGACATAAACACGTCTCTGCTGTTAAACACGTTAGGACAGTGCTTCTCAAACTTTTTACACCAAGTACCACTCGTTGTCAAACCAccacctccaagtaccacctatgagtcTTATCACAGCAATACGTGTGTCCTTGGTTGTTCCTCCGCTCCAGAGTAAAAattacagagagaaaacacatacaTAGGTCTAAACTGAacgttttaaacacaattaaacatttatgaGAACACACAACATCTTTGGGAAAAGgtattaaacattttgaaagaaaagcAAAGGAGAAACGAGAGAGAGTTCAGTTTAATATTTATCAATTATGCACTTTAGGTGAAAACAGCACAGAGCTCTGAGCAGGTCTCACAATGGCTCTCGGCGCTTGTGTTAAACTGTGTTAAGACTCTAATGACACGAAGAATGGCCACAGTTTACCTTCAGCACGTACAGAACACTCgcattgtttctctctttctgcctctggATGTTGCACTGCTGGACTCTGGAGTATTTCTCAGTGTGTTCTCGTGCTCGGTCTCGGCTTGTTTTCTCATTTCCACTTTGgccattttgtaaataaagtccaaACTGCTCACATCTGTCTCTAGCTTATGTTCAGAAAGTAAGCAGCTGAAACAGTAAGCTTTCTGTACATGGATTAACAAAACACTGAGGATCACGGCCCCTACCTGGAAAAAGCAGGAGAACGCTATCTTCCCCACCCTCTTCCCTTATAGACGTAATAAACTATGGTGTATGTGCAGCccgtgtttattatttttaacaccaacaaatgttattaaagtataattatgaaaactgtgaaacattatggTATTTACACATGAATAATTTAGGTTCAGTTTTCAATTAATTCCTTAATTATTAAGTAATAAGTCAATTTGGTAACACTTTCTATAAAGCccacatttataaacctttataagtgcagTTATAACTGTTTATAACTCTAAAATAATGCTTTGTTTTGCATAAATAATAAACTCCAGTAATACGTCAAAAACACTCTTACAATGagctattatttattattttgcaaGTTATAAACATATAACACAAGTGTCAATATTCATTACACTGCCTTTCGAATGGGTAATGACCTGTGTATAATTATATAGCAtctataataaaaatgaatgattttaaatgtattataaaatgtttaaaattccaTCATTGTTCACTTAGCTATTCctcatgttttaaataataaataataatataaactgtCAGTCACTTTACTTGAAGCACTCAGTGATGgcattttaaacaattataatgtatttataattgTTCACACATTTTGTAGGTGTTTTATAATTCTGCACGAGTCATTATCCATTTAAAGGGTTTTAAAATGAAGAGAGAGACTTGtgttaatatatgtttataacttacaaaataaacaataatagcTCATAAGAGCCACATGAGGCATTACTAGAGTTTATATGTATGCTTACAAAGCTTTATTACCATGTTATAAAGGGTTATAACTGCACTTTTAAAAGCTTATAAATAGGGGCTCATAGAAAGTGTCACTGTAAATATTTCGAGGTCAATGGCGTACCACCTCTTACTGCTTCACGTACCATCAGTGGTTCTGATTCTATTAAAGGTGATCAGTCTAAAATGTTCTGAACCTCTCTCAGTATCCGTTTATAGATcagttatcagtgtgtgtgtgtgtgcgtgtataaaTGTCCTCTCAGTCTCTCCAGGCTGCTGTGAGCTACACACAGTGCAGAAGTGTGTGAGGAAACTCTCTGCTGATGATGTTGAGCTGAACACTGCTCTGACACAAAGCACAGCTCAATACATTCAGTCTCTACAACTAACAGCTTCTTCATAAAGAATCAACACAGCAGCATCAGAGCAGACATTTCTCTTCCACTCAGTTACACTCACCTCTGTCCAGCTGTGGAAGAGAATAATAGAATGTGAATATtcctttaatattttcataacttaataattacatttaaatcagTGGAAAGTGATGATGActgttttcaaaatgaaataatctcttcataaaaatacatttctacggagcccctaaagtctcatggtgtaaaaatattatttagagactTAATCCGTTCCCTCAGTTTAGACATGACACAGGCTCTGCGTTAGGACACACGTTTGAtctcctgtccattccttaTTTACACGTTACAGCCATGTGTTAATAGACTAAAACATTAATAGTTCAGGTCGAGGAGAGAGTGAATAAAGGCAGTATTTTGAATCCAATTTTGAATTGGACTCGTTTTTAACTGAGCATTCAGCTGGAGGTGGGACAGTGGGCTCCTGTTGTGTGGCACATAGCCGCGGCTTTAATCACATCTCAGTCTCAAgcaaattattcagtaaaatccAATCGACCTGCTATTGTCATTGTTTTcaagaatgaatgtttaaaaatgaataaaaccatGAAAAATAAGCGCGCTGTGTAGAGGattaggcaaggcaaggcatgtttatttatagagcacctttcatagaaaagcaattcaaagtgctttacagaagaaacagttacattaaaagcaaaaataaaaatcaaaaaagtccaataaaacaattaaaatattgcagtaaaagtaaaaagaaaagaactgaagtgccgttactgaataaaatgtgcagagtattttagactgagctgtaagctgctcaaacaggaatgtttcaagtcttgatttaaaagtgtctaaagtcgggacacttctaatattctcagacagctggttccatttatgaGCGGAATAGTAGCTAAACactgcttctccatgtttagttttgacctgaggcaggactaatgactagttcctaaagatctgagagctctgctcggctcatatctctgtagcagatctgataaatacgctggtcctaccccatttagacatttatagaccagtaataacaccttaaagtctattctgtaacagactggtatccagtgtaaggatttgaggatgggggtgatgtgaTGTCCTcatttgctccgagtgagaactctggcagctgcatttcgaatcagctgaagctgtttaatggtcttttttggaagtccagttaaAAGACCATTACAGTcatgttcttaagatggaaaaatgctgatctagtaaccgctttaatatgactactaaaactgagatgtGTGTCCATTTTTGGGGGCTAAAGATATgcagccaatctttgtctctcagtgctgttcccaaatagtataatctcagttttatgcttattcagctgcagaactTTGTGTCCCATTcagttagtgatgtgttcaagaTACTTGCTTAATGGAcaagagtcgtttggggacagggtcatgtaaatctgagtattaTGTTCATGTATCATGTATCTGAGCCCATAGTCCTGttgaatctggccaagaggaagcattcattcattcattcattatctgtaaccgcttatccaattcagagtcgctgtgggtccagagcctacctggagtcattgggtgcaaggcggggaatactccctggagggggcgccagtccttcacagggcaacacacacacattcacccacacacctacggacacttttgacacTAGGagcaattcacctaccaatgtgtttgtggaaggaaaccggagcacccggaggaaacacacgcggatacggggagaacacaccaactcctcacagacattccaGGTAAGACacgaaccacttcaggactgttcctgagagtccaacccagtttgcgagtctatctataagaatcttatggtcaatggtatcaaaggcagcacttaggtcaagaagtaatagaagagataccttttcagtctctgtatttaagcgaATATCATTAATTTTGTTAATGTTGTTGGTAGATTCACTGATATTTATTGGATTTTTCGTTGGTGGAATCCTTCCCATGGAATAAATGAATCTACACAGTGCTTATAGACAACATACAACAGCACAAACAGCTTTAACACACAGAAAATACCAAGTCAGACCTGACCAAGTCCAAACTATATAATGCATTGGAGATGCAAACTGAACACTGAACCTAGCAGCACACTGTACAGaatgtgaggtgtgtgtttaataatggaaaaaatacacacagcagATGCACGAAGACACACACAACTGTCTTTGTAGTGTAGGAGAAACATCTGGCCACATGCTGGAAAAGTACAAAGCTTTTTCTAAATCTCAAAAGTTAAACATCCTGAACATCACCTGATTTTTACATCTGGTCCTTCATTCTGATGAGCCACTTCAGCCCTCCTCCACTGCTCTTTCTTTAGGCTCTTTTCCTGATGATGTTccttgtttctctgtctctgtaaacTTCTGCACAGTTATGTGATGAATCTCCTTTGTAAGTGAATGTATTTCACTCagctgtgaatgtgtctgtCTCAGTTTCTCCAGCTCCATGTTCTTCTCCTCCATCTGTTTGCTGAACTCCTCCTGCATCTTTGACTTTGAAGCTAAAATGTCCCTCAGGATTTCTGGCAGCAGGATCTTCATTAAGATTCTCTCTGCTTCAGCTCTGGATTCTCCTTCATTTGTCTCCATGATCTCCTCCATCTCCcgtctgtgtctctcctccatctcacacctgtccctctctctcttatcttTCAGTCTCTTCACTTTTTCTTCCAGTTCTGTCCTtcgctgtttctctctctccagctcttgTTCTagtcctctccttttctcttcgTCCCTCTCTTCTTTCATTCTTCTCTCTAGGTCAGTTGTTCGGTCGTTAAGTTTTTTTATCTCTCCTTCGTGCTCTTGTACTGCTCCCTCTATCCTTCTCAGAGAGTTCTGTAGctccttttcatgtttttccttcatttctttctcttcctttactttcttttcttccatttttttcaTGATCTTTGTCTCCATTGCTCTGATCTGAGCTTCTGTCTCCAAGTAGATCTCACTGCTGTAGAACTTCCCTCTGTTTCCTTCCACCATCTTCTCGATcttctccagcagctctgagacCTGAGACCCCTCTCCACTCTCCTTAATGTTGAGACAGTGAAACCTGTTCCCACATTTCTCCACAAGGCTCTGGACCTCCTGGTTTCCTGACTGGACAAACTCTTCAATCTTCTTCTCTTGGTCTTCATCAGTGACGGTGAAGAGGATCATGGTGTTCCTCCAGCATCTCTCTCCAAACATCTCCTCCATTTTCTGCAgcatgtctctctcctctcctgaggTCTGCTTCACTGGTATGACTAGGAGGAAGGCGTGGGGTCCTGGGGCCGACAGACGGACACAGAGTCCCACGTCCTGTCTCAgctcgtccagagagagtccagGACTGAAATAGTCAGGAGTGTCCACCACAGTCACCTGCCTCCCAGCCACCTGGCCCTGTCTGCTCTCACTCTGCTGCCTCACTGTAGACGCTCCAGCCCTGCTCCTCTCCTCTCGGCCCAGGAGCATGTATCCTACTGCACTCTTCCCACTTCCAGTCCTCCCCAGCAGAACCAGCCTCAGCTCTGATACACCACCAGACTCTGGAGGAGATGCTCCACTCACTGCAGATCAACAAGAATGAAGGGGTTCATTTATTACTGAGTGTGAGAGAATGGTCTGTCACCATTTCAGAAACTATatgaatgtgtgattatttactGTGTGGAGGAAGTCCTTCTTTACTGTTTCTCCTCCTGAGTGGAGCTGGGTCTGGAGTCTCTTCACTGACTGAGGAACCACAGAACCACAATAAACACATGTTCTTACAGACAGTTTGTAGACAGTTAATGCTGTGACAGTGGTCTAGAAATGAGTGTCTATTTACAAACACAActactgtttatttactgaattgTGGctgaattaaaacattaaactccaaacagagcaaaaaattaaattaaaaaatgaaaccatatctaaacaatatctttttataatcaataacattcattttttatCATAAGTTGAATCCTCCATTATTTCCTGAACTACACACCTCTATTCAAATCTATTACACACAGAGTGTGTGCAATAAAAACATCGTAGTGAAATAAACATTATGGAAAATGTACTTATTGCAGAAAGTATATGAAGTGACCTGGTCAGTTACTTACAGTCTGGAGGTCTCCACTCGTTGCTGTGTCTCCTCCTGACTGGAACTGATGATGGAGGATGTGTTCTTTCCTGCAGCTGCTTGTTTCTCTCCTCTagaagtctctctttctctttaacctgctcctctctctccattagctgtgtgtgtatctcactTACAATCCTCTCCTTCTCTTCAAGCTGTTTGTCTTTTTCACTCActtcagttttctgttcttcCAGTTGGATCTTCATCTTCTGGAGTGTGCTGCTCTTTTCCTGTAgctcctttctctgtgtctccagttgatttttacagctgtccacctctttcactgtgtcctccagtagagactctttctctctcagcagtttcctcacattctccagctctgtgtctttctcatTAAACTGTTCACTAACACCTTCAAGTCTTCCATTTGTCTCCTTTAATAACGCGTCTCTTTTATCAATCGTCTCTAAATGTTCTTTTAGAACTGTGTCTTTCTCCTGAAGTCTTTTCTCCATCTCTTCCATTTGTATTCTATGATTCTGCTCTAATTCACTTCTGGTTTGTCTCAGTTCATCTCTGACCTCCGTGAGAAGTCTGTCTTTCTCCTGaagctgtgtctctctctcttcaatttgtttgtctttttttttcagttcttcatttctctccattaaaagtctctctctgtctttaacaATGACATTCAGTCCCTTTAACTCTGTGagaaacacattaataaaacactCAGGATCAAACTGGACAGAAAATAAAAGGCAGAACTAtctgtgacttttattttgtatctttTCATTACTCACCCTGAGAGCTGAGATCACTaacagagaatagagcctctgttgtggcTACGCCgggtcctctgctggtttactgcactaagcaacttctgaatcacggGGCAGGGGGCTCTCACAAGAAATGTGTAACACTTTACAGCACAAATCTCACGAGTGTTTACCTctctacaagaagaatctagctcaGTATTCACAGTAATGACAtaatagcagagagagagagagagtttttaaCCAAACTATTATCactattttttacaaaaaaaaaaaaaaaaaatcaggaatTAAATTCAGTCCTTATTTTAACACGTCAGAGAATAATAAAACACCACCCTCTGTGGTGCACAGAGCCCCACACATTCATAAAACTGTCCAAGTTCTTCATCgtcttataaaacaaaaaatccacTTTGATTCTTGACTGCACCAACCCTTTAAAAATCAGACAGACATCACAATTTACACCAGAGTCCAGTTTTTTCTATCTGCTAAAATAAATTGCAGTTTTAGTTTGACCCACAATGAAGTTTATCAACTGACACTTTCTCCTTTTCCTCTGACAGTACGGAAaaccacaaataaaaacatgaagatTAAAACATTCACCAAAATCATGAAAAAGTGAAGTTAAAACCTTAAATAATGTGTTCAgtctaaaacactgtgtaaaacaatgaaacacTGTTTCTCTCAAAGAGCAAAAAGGACACTCAGAGGACACAGTGGGGTTTAAAATGGACACAAATGCATTGACAGAGACAATACCGTGTAATATTCTCAACTGCAGATCCCCAGCTGACTTGGTCAATGGTGGTTTATAGAGCGCCCTCCAGGCAGGCTTCACGTCACTGGCAAGGCCAAAATGAGCCCGCCAGGGCGTATCCACCTGGCCGGTCAGTTCCGTCTGGTTTAGCATTTTGACACACCCCTTGTACATCACACATGCAGAAAGACCGTCAAATCGCAGACCACACAAACTCCCAGAGCTCAGCAGGGGCCTCCCAGAGTCAGGAGCTGATCCACAAACAGGGGAAGGGATCCTCTCCTTAGCAGACTCTAGTCATCTTCAGTGAGAGCCCGCTGAAACCTGCAGAGCATCTACAGGGCGACTCTGCAGGACCTCATCCTGAGTCTCTGTGCCAGCGCATCAGGTTTGTCACAGTCCACTCCAGTAGATTCTATCAGGTCCTTCACTGTGACCTGCGCTCCTCATCCTCTCGCACTATCCTTGGTTTCTCCCGTCTGTCAGTGACAGTCGAGCCCCGTAGAGGACTGGTCCCTCAGAAGCCAGTAGACAGAGTCAGCGGGGGTCTGTTTTTCCACCTTGTATAGAGTCcaggttttaaaaacactgatgtAAAAGAGAGGAAGTCCATAAAAAGACAGTTCATCAGGTTGCACTAAAAAAATGCTCTCCTCCAGGCCCAGTCCACCAGCCTTGCGCAAAACAGCCTTTGCCACGTTCCTCCACAGGGCATGCGCAGGACCGTATAAAACTTTTTGTAAAACTGGAGCCTAAAAGTTGCCTTCTGCTCTCAAGACGTATAACACCCTGACCCCCCTCATCTCTAGATAAGTATAGGACACTTTTCTTGACCCAGTGAAGTTTGTcccaaataaaatcaacaataaGAGCTTGAATCCCTATTAAAAGGCCCTGTGGAGGCTCCAGGACAGCCAAACGATGCCAGAGGGATGACGCTATTAAATTATTAACTATAAGGGTTTTTTCCCTAAGAGACATGTTTGGTAAAATCCATCTCCATTTACTCGGTCTGTTCTGCACGGCCTGTAACACACCTTCCCAATTTTTCTTTGCAGTATTTTGATTTCCTAAAAACACCcccaaatatttaaaacctCCCTTGGAC from Hoplias malabaricus isolate fHopMal1 chromosome 2, fHopMal1.hap1, whole genome shotgun sequence encodes the following:
- the LOC136676431 gene encoding golgin subfamily A member 6-like protein 25; translated protein: MQELQGALQSMATGKAPGIVGLPVEFYKSFWDVVGGDLLAVLNNNLVRGRLPLSCRRAVLTLLPKKGDLSEVKNWRPVSLLCVDYKVLSKVLVSRLKEVMGQVTHTDQAYCVPGRSIHDNISLVRDILDVSGSGHPFGLLSLDQEKAFDRVEHQYLWNTFDAFGFSPGFTSMIKVLYKDIESVLKFCLLFSVQFDPECFINVFLTELKGLNVIVKDRERLLMERNEELKKKDKQIEERETQLQEKDRLLTEVRDELRQTRSELEQNHRIQMEEMEKRLQEKDTVLKEHLETIDKRDALLKETNGRLEGVSEQFNEKDTELENVRKLLREKESLLEDTVKEVDSCKNQLETQRKELQEKSSTLQKMKIQLEEQKTEVSEKDKQLEEKERIVSEIHTQLMEREEQVKEKERLLEERNKQLQERTHPPSSVPVRRRHSNEWRPPDFSEETPDPAPLRRRNSKEGLPPHMSGASPPESGGVSELRLVLLGRTGSGKSAVGYMLLGREERSRAGASTVRQQSESRQGQVAGRQVTVVDTPDYFSPGLSLDELRQDVGLCVRLSAPGPHAFLLVIPVKQTSGEERDMLQKMEEMFGERCWRNTMILFTVTDEDQEKKIEEFVQSGNQEVQSLVEKCGNRFHCLNIKESGEGSQVSELLEKIEKMVEGNRGKFYSSEIYLETEAQIRAMETKIMKKMEEKKVKEEKEMKEKHEKELQNSLRRIEGAVQEHEGEIKKLNDRTTDLERRMKEERDEEKRRGLEQELEREKQRRTELEEKVKRLKDKRERDRCEMEERHRREMEEIMETNEGESRAEAERILMKILLPEILRDILASKSKMQEEFSKQMEEKNMELEKLRQTHSQLSEIHSLTKEIHHITVQKFTETEKQGTSSGKEPKERAVEEG